In Dreissena polymorpha isolate Duluth1 chromosome 11, UMN_Dpol_1.0, whole genome shotgun sequence, the genomic window atattttattttatctagtATTACCTGAACATGGTGTTATCCTAAAAGTTTATCCGaatattaaaattcaaacataCCAGAACAATTATCTGACGAATCTTCATAGATCTTCTTTACAAGAGTACAATCCATTGTGTATTGGTACAATTCAGTACATGATGCTATGTACAAGTGACCTTCCGCATGTGCAATGCCATGACACTTATGTTCGAAGCTAAATGTTCGACCAGTCACTATCTGTCCGTTGTTGACACTTAAGAATTTGACTGTGCCTTTTTGACCGTCAGTAATCGTAATGGCGACCTCAGAAGGACTGATACTACACATATCATATGGACTTTCAGGCAAGTCTGCGTGTGAGACAACTTTGTACTgcttatttaacaattttactCGACTATTTGCGTAGTCCAAAATAAGAATTTCTCTTTTAGGTAATTCACAAATACTTCGTATGTCACATTTACGGCTATCAGATGGAACCCGTACATTGTACAGAACTTTGTTGCTACACTTTATTAGCTCATTGGTTGATTTCTTCAACTGTTTGACTTCTCGTTTAAAATTCCCGATAGAAGAAAATCGAATGAGTGATTGTTCAAAATCAggattattttcaaatgaaatggTTGGATTTGCGTTAACAGCCAtttctttcaaaataattttcGCTTGAGAGATATTATCTAACGATGTTTGGTAGGCAACAAAAACAAGTTCATTCGATgggttttcttttattttatgtacATCTTTGAATCGTTTGAACTCGTCTTGAATCCGTGAACATGTTTCTAGTTCTAACTGAATAGATTTCTTTATTGTGTCATACATATCATCCAGTGAATTGATAGTTTTTTTCTCCAGTTCGTCGaagatattatttattttggtacgaaaatctTTAATTTCTCCATTCGCTTCCTCGTATGAATCTTGCAATGTTTTCAGCCAATTATATGCGTCACCTATGGCTGTTTCAAGGTTTTGTTCACATTCGGCAATAGTTGTAGATATTTGATGAAACTCATCAAGAATCTCCTCTGTTGATTTTTCCTTGATTAGCACAAGCTTGGCACATTGTCTGCAATACAACACAGTTTTAAGTAGCAGTCGTAATTTGGCAATGCACATTTTGTTAATGCATAAGAATGAAGCAAGACATTACTACTTGTTCTGCAATGATCAGTGTGCGTCGACAAAACCCAGTGTGTATAATCAGTTGTGTCTACATAATGTATCCATATATCTATAAACATACTTTGCAACCGCTTTTTCATATTCACTGATAATTCAAAGAAGGTTCAAATatactatataatatatttgCTATAATAGTTCACCGTCTCACACTTAATGCTAGGCATACTTGACTAGTTTCATTAATTAATTACACTATCAAGTTTAGTGATACtatgaattttaaagtatttaataataatgtttcatttattgtGACCATTGTGATGATAAATCTGTGCACCCCAAATAATTTAGGTTGACGTCAAAAACTCGACTATATTATCCGGGTGTGGGGTATTTTCGACGGTGTAAGGCTTTTTTTATTAATTCTCATCAGATTGCAAACACATAATTAATGTTGGATATTCACAACAAATATATAACTaacacaaattacaaaaaaaacctGTTTGCATCGTTAAGTTGGTTTTCTTTTACAATAAATCACTCACTGCGAATGTTCTGTGCAACATGTAGGGTATTTTCGACGGTCACAATCAACTCAATTATACTGCACAAAAAAAGTTAACAACCCCTTACCCAATTAATGGAAAACTTGCATAATTCAATCTCAactggaatatcgattttatgtGAAAAGTGCGTCGTGTAATATTCATAATATCCATTATCATCTTTATCTCCAATGATCATTTAATGTTCTCTGTGATCTCTGGATGAAAAACTCGATCTATCATTCAAACCTATAGCAATTGTTGTAAAAAATGCCAAGTGCACTAATTACTAAAATATGTCACAATATGATATATCATGtgtaagttaaataaaaaaaaagaatattactGGGTATGACAGTTTGAAAgtgtttaaggggtgttgctgattttttttttccatcaaatacattttgtcaaaaatgtatatttaagatatacatacaaacactatatgaaaaatgaaataaaaacatagggtcacctgccttgttttgattttattcaccattatataacatgtactttttcaataaaactgaaaaatctctcattgcgtaataataattaataacctatgaaattggcaacatgtagatattatttaagctaagatacatcatataccatttaattaaaccacacactaccaataaaatggagtacacaagttaaattttaagaaatgtatttttttaaatgtttatgtcacccaaaaaaacctctttttttactattttaaccaaATAAATGGAATTTTAAAAAATTCTgccaaatagaattctgcgaaactgctcaaatatgttcatccacgtattttcatcataatacacaaataaaaaaagggggtcaccgcacttttaacagagatttttgttttaattatccctaccgtctagacgtcaaatttcatttaaacaaacagcaATAATACAAAACCCAAGTACCAGTACATAGATagtcagaaatatgcataaacattagatattgtttacaatcttaactgggatcacaacagcttaccaaaagacattaataaaaagcaatatttgatcacaaacataataccatacagtatcaaactcggccttaatcattaataacttagatctacatgttcacagatttcggcatgttttgaagtttgtatttaaatgctttaaattgataaatgtaaacaacaggactaaagagcttcagtataaaacaagtatgaaattaaggaaagaaaaaaaaagtataaaaaaagttaacccatcctgggatcgaaccacagacaattgtattatgaaccaactcggtcatttctgcaatctcttgcacgacggttacattacattcacctctgtgacgggctcagaacggactatttttatgaaaaagtctcattcatgtcatgataattccaagcgttcatcatggaggttacagtatactaaacaatctcttgcacgacgctTACATTCcattcactgcattaaaaaaaaccatctcataccataatatcttataacagtcttaattcattattataaaattgatatggttttttgatgttaacaaacctacatacatacatacgtcgaagcaatgcctaacgtcactcaataaaagttatgttaaattgtttacatttgtgaagtaggttgaatgattccatctgcgtaaatgggcaataaaatagttccaaagagttgcattaaaactcgcaagtttttgcacgatgtatcgtaaatttaaaattcctatttcattattttacgcctctgatcctaaaaaaatccaaatcaaatatacattgaatgcgtttgttcggttttacccagtttctgggcaatatggcatgcggagcctttcgcagaggtgtatgtgagagcaaggaacgacaactctgcgtggagattgtcatttctgatgatattgataacaaaaatattgagttgataatagcatcatcggtgttgctataaatatatcctcatATAAAttaactgccgcaacaccccttaatatcCTACTAAAATTTGACTTAAAGTTCATCCTATTTTTCTCGTTCGCCGTAAACCTTTTTCTGTTGAACagtgtattatatatttatacaaaaaagcaTTTCCTGACTTCGCTGGAATGTTCTGTGTTTAAAACAGACGAAACGACAACATTtggattaaaaataaaaaagattttaaagttaaatgatgAGGTGGAATATTTTATGGTTATTTAAAATGGATGAAAACTATTGTGTACGAATATGAGTTTGTTTATTTAACGTTTTTATTACCGATATCACTTAAATTAGGTCATCTGTTGAATGAATTGCGTGTATACAAATGAAGTAACATGTGACTTACACCGAGCATGCTCAACACTCGTGTTTACTCCGGAAAATGTGTGATCGTCAAAATACCCCTACGTCAACTATACCCTACGCGACGTACTTATGACGTTATGAAACGGGCGAAAAATACTTGCAGCCCACTGGAAACAGATCACCATACGTTATTTCATTTCGCACATACACTGATTCGTATACAAAAATGAAGCTGATTGACGTCATAAATGCGCGGTAATCACACTGAGGATGTTGATTAAAAGTAAGACGATAATATTCTACTTATGCTTGTTGTTCAGCTGAttataactatttattttttaactgttttctatataaatatgatttaatatgtatattgtaatacgttattaatataaaatataaacaatacggataacatttatataatatattcaataaaatattgatttatgtaGAAACTGAAATCGAACGTGGGCCTAACGTGAAGGATCTTGTATGGTACTTTTGGTAGTTATTTCAACTTTCGATTTAAAAAGCCCTCTACGTGTCAACTAATATTTAAATACTACATTACAGTATACGTACATACCAGTAAATGAAATATGTTTAGATTgtagtttattattatttacaaatacaaagtTTGTATTTAACCCTAATGAATTAGTATCTGCATTTTTTTGAAAAACCGACCTGTGTTCGTGAAAGTGACATAGAGCACAGCAAAGTTTACTGTGATCTTCACAAAACATCTCTATCTTGCGATCGGTATGGTGTTGGCAAAACATTAAATCCTCAAAAGCCGCTTTTGAAGTAGGCCACAAATTCGATTCTTCCCTCCCATGAGTAACGTGTCTTTTATAGAGCTATTTATGTAAGCCGATGCAGTCGTCACAGAAGCCTTTAGAACATTGTTGACAATAAAACAAAGCTTCCCTGCTTACACTCTCTTCTGAACAAACATTGCAGCAAACATCGTATGTTAAATCTGATCCTTTTTCTGCCATCTTAGCCAATGAGTGTCCAAAgtccaaaatattttaaaatactcaTACATGTGCGTGGGGTTTATTAAACCGTACTGTAACACTAGCGAACATTTGTCGATAACCTATGTTAAAACCACCTTAtcggcattctatacatagattgtgaagtcacttcgttattgtcagtaagaccggtgtgtacacaatgacctTATCGGCAAATACAGCGGCCAAtaattaagggtgtcacggttcTCCGGGGGACGGTATATCGTATATAGTCTCCTCTCGGTACGGTTCACGATACGCCTCCGAGTCCgtacggtacggtacggtacggCATTTTCCATGACGtatttcaagggaagtaactgtaatTCGCCCCCAAAAAATGTCGGATGTTGAATTGAAATCAACTCCAGCGagcttataataaaaatatggtagcattttgtgttatcagtaagaaagtggtaggcgtttattgcgtataaacatttgctttatatcaCGACTTTCCTAAGCATGAGCTCTGATTTTGTGATTCCGCTGAGAATTTCGCAATttctttgaaaccattaaaacAATTTCAACCACTCAACCATATGCTgtgtcgcctacgtcacgaaacaaggtgcaatattttATTTGGTCTAAGAATAACGCTTGGAGTTTTTTAACGGCACAAGCAAAGATAGCCAGTTTGACTAGTTGGTAAACAcgtttaatttttaacttaaataatctatcgttgtaaaagaaacataaagcagtcgtccgtattttttaaacatattcaaaatttcgtgttcatatttaatcacagttttagatttgtaaataataataactaattgtcaATTCGTGTACTTTCATGACATTATATGATATTTTGTATATTGCATGACACATAtatagaggtctttaaataaaattgaaaaaatgttttaaatggtttgtatgttgtgtccatctgacgatacgtatcgcgatacgtattgtatcgtacacactgtaccgcgatacgtatcgtatcgtaaggtgagcgtatcgtgacacccttaCCAATAATATTAATAGAAATtgtgtcacatgattttgatATCTATGGTGGCATAAAGCGGACATGAGAAATATTTTATTAAGCGGCCTCTATCACGTTGTTTAATGTTGTTATTTGTAGCAAATTTCTtcaaaacaataaacattaaGTCTTACAGAATTTTGaaggaaaaatattgtattaattatgttatatgatTGTGATGCCAAACAATGAAACTTCTCTTAAACTGTAATGTGTATAATCATTTTCAGTTCGAAACGGTCGCAACTGTAGCCACAGTTTTTGTTAACTGAACATTATTACATTTCTAGTAACGGCGTCTCGTCAAGTGATTTTTCAAGCAGAATGTAGCTTTAATATGTATACAGGTTATATTTGTGTTCTAGTTAGTCTTTTTTTT contains:
- the LOC127850561 gene encoding uncharacterized protein LOC127850561 isoform X2, translating into MFCQHHTDRKIEMFCEDHSKLCCALCHFHEHRQCAKLVLIKEKSTEEILDEFHQISTTIAECEQNLETAIGDAYNWLKTLQDSYEEANGEIKDFRTKINNIFDELEKKTINSLDDMYDTIKKSIQLELETCSRIQDEFKRFKDVHKIKENPSNELVFVAYQTSLDNISQAKIILKEMAVNANPTISFENNPDFEQSLIRFSSIGNFKREVKQLKKSTNELIKCSNKVLYNVRVPSDSRKCDIRSICELPKREILILDYANSRVKLLNKQYKVVSHADLPESPYDMCSISPSEVAITITDGQKGTVKFLSVNNGQIVTGRTFSFEHKCHGIAHAEGHLYIASCTELYQYTMDCTLVKKIYEDSSDNCSVFKCAISPDGTHLYVTDRSRHKLLTLSKDGTLKSKLLDSAHRRPGGLHVSETGQLLACWSEAVVQVDGEGRMVTLASKEGGLNCTESVYYNARTGKVVVGHTSDSILVITTI
- the LOC127850561 gene encoding uncharacterized protein LOC127850561 isoform X3 — encoded protein: MFAAMFVQKRVQCAKLVLIKEKSTEEILDEFHQISTTIAECEQNLETAIGDAYNWLKTLQDSYEEANGEIKDFRTKINNIFDELEKKTINSLDDMYDTIKKSIQLELETCSRIQDEFKRFKDVHKIKENPSNELVFVAYQTSLDNISQAKIILKEMAVNANPTISFENNPDFEQSLIRFSSIGNFKREVKQLKKSTNELIKCSNKVLYNVRVPSDSRKCDIRSICELPKREILILDYANSRVKLLNKQYKVVSHADLPESPYDMCSISPSEVAITITDGQKGTVKFLSVNNGQIVTGRTFSFEHKCHGIAHAEGHLYITSDTVLYQYTMDCTLVKKIYEDSSGEYTVYKCAISPDGREIYVTDYSHNKLLKLSKEGTLQSTLQDDAHTNPRGVHVSETGQLLVCWCHTHTVAQMDGEGGMVTLASNKDGLRETESVYYSVRTGKLIVGHTFDSIMVISTV
- the LOC127850561 gene encoding uncharacterized protein LOC127850561 isoform X1; translated protein: MFCQHHTDRKIEMFCEDHSKLCCALCHFHEHRQCAKLVLIKEKSTEEILDEFHQISTTIAECEQNLETAIGDAYNWLKTLQDSYEEANGEIKDFRTKINNIFDELEKKTINSLDDMYDTIKKSIQLELETCSRIQDEFKRFKDVHKIKENPSNELVFVAYQTSLDNISQAKIILKEMAVNANPTISFENNPDFEQSLIRFSSIGNFKREVKQLKKSTNELIKCSNKVLYNVRVPSDSRKCDIRSICELPKREILILDYANSRVKLLNKQYKVVSHADLPESPYDMCSISPSEVAITITDGQKGTVKFLSVNNGQIVTGRTFSFEHKCHGIAHAEGHLYITSDTVLYQYTMDCTLVKKIYEDSSGEYTVYKCAISPDGREIYVTDYSHNKLLKLSKEGTLQSTLQDDAHTNPRGVHVSETGQLLVCWCHTHTVAQMDGEGGMVTLASNKDGLRETESVYYSVRTGKLIVGHTFDSIMVISTV